A genomic stretch from Terriglobus sp. RCC_193 includes:
- a CDS encoding asparagine synthase-related protein translates to MLAGKLFELDVLISDLGLPAETSAAQTVFRAYQAWGNDFADKLYGEFSFTLWDASSRRLILARDAMARLPLFYVMRGKDVIFSTDIEPLFSFEGVTRELDEEVFCAVMSIEPMPGRTLYRGIRSVEGAHTVTIRHGEEPVSRRYWFPLRQEQLHLKDEREYSEALHAHFLRAVELRIPREGLVASHLSSGFDSSGVTALTAQVLARQNRPLVSYTAVPTIPTDACEIVTNRFDNEWPLASQVATMYPNVEHVAIRNDGADWLDAIDSMIIHAGMPPVFIRNSRWFYAIQKDAQSRGIVTLMEGQAGNLTTSYDGGFDLFDLRRRGQWAEFVSALLAKKRNGEKWKSLLRSVWMPGLKASSLINRVRRREIPGLFDLSMMRSELYERIMPHGRKNSVMGGVMEGDRTSGASWRFSILQRLDTGGMYSLYRNGFNIERADPTADRRLVELCLRIPDVKFSPNGRKKKMYRDAMRNDLPVDLLAETRRGLQGSDFLQMFEEASPVWHEELRTQEASEYVGKYLDLPRMRALLEQFQDNVTANRGKADMLYNYTFGGAISMGRLLKTFARQEKI, encoded by the coding sequence GTGCTTGCCGGCAAGCTTTTTGAGCTGGACGTGCTGATCAGCGATCTCGGATTGCCTGCAGAGACTTCCGCTGCACAAACGGTATTCCGTGCCTACCAGGCGTGGGGTAACGACTTTGCGGACAAACTCTACGGGGAGTTCAGCTTTACATTATGGGACGCGTCATCGCGGCGGTTGATCCTGGCGAGGGACGCTATGGCGCGCTTGCCACTTTTCTACGTCATGCGCGGAAAAGACGTGATCTTCAGCACAGACATTGAGCCACTGTTTTCGTTCGAAGGTGTCACCCGAGAACTCGACGAAGAGGTGTTCTGTGCCGTTATGAGCATTGAACCCATGCCAGGACGTACGTTGTATCGCGGGATCCGCTCCGTGGAGGGAGCCCACACTGTCACCATTCGCCACGGAGAAGAACCGGTATCGCGCCGTTACTGGTTTCCGCTGCGTCAGGAACAGCTACATCTGAAGGATGAGAGAGAGTATTCGGAGGCCCTTCATGCGCATTTTCTACGCGCCGTAGAGCTACGGATTCCGCGTGAAGGGTTGGTGGCATCCCATCTCAGTTCTGGTTTCGATAGCTCTGGAGTCACTGCGCTGACAGCGCAAGTGCTCGCCCGTCAGAACCGACCGCTGGTGTCCTATACCGCAGTGCCCACGATACCCACCGACGCTTGCGAAATTGTCACCAACCGCTTTGACAACGAGTGGCCGCTTGCATCGCAGGTGGCTACGATGTACCCCAATGTCGAACATGTGGCGATTCGCAATGATGGCGCGGACTGGCTGGACGCCATCGACTCGATGATTATCCATGCCGGGATGCCTCCGGTCTTTATTCGAAACTCGCGGTGGTTTTATGCGATTCAGAAGGACGCGCAGAGCCGCGGCATCGTTACGCTGATGGAGGGGCAGGCGGGTAACCTGACCACGAGCTATGACGGCGGGTTCGATCTCTTCGATCTCCGACGTCGTGGGCAATGGGCCGAGTTCGTAAGTGCGCTGCTCGCGAAAAAACGCAATGGTGAAAAGTGGAAGAGCCTGCTGCGAAGTGTCTGGATGCCAGGTCTGAAAGCCTCGTCGCTCATCAATCGGGTGCGGCGCCGCGAGATCCCCGGTCTGTTCGATCTCAGTATGATGCGCAGTGAACTTTACGAACGCATTATGCCGCACGGCCGTAAAAATTCCGTAATGGGCGGCGTCATGGAAGGTGATCGAACCAGTGGAGCGAGTTGGCGGTTCTCGATTTTGCAGCGCCTCGACACCGGCGGAATGTATTCGCTGTATCGCAATGGCTTCAACATCGAACGTGCTGATCCGACCGCTGACCGCCGCCTCGTGGAACTCTGTCTTCGCATTCCGGATGTAAAGTTCTCTCCGAATGGCCGGAAGAAAAAGATGTATCGGGATGCTATGCGCAATGACCTGCCGGTCGATCTGCTTGCCGAGACTCGGCGTGGCCTGCAGGGCAGCGACTTCCTCCAGATGTTTGAAGAAGCATCGCCTGTATGGCACGAAGAACTGCGTACACAGGAGGCATCTGAGTACGTGGGCAAATATCTGGATCTGCCTCGTATGCGCGCACTGCTGGAACAATTCCAGGACAATGTGACTGCGAACCGCGGTAAGGCAGACATGTTGTACAACTACACCTTTGGCGGCGCCATCTCTATGGGACGTCTGCTAAAGACATTCGCCCGGCAGGAAAAGATTTAG
- a CDS encoding efflux RND transporter permease subunit codes for MSALIRILLRMRALVLIVLACMLVAGTFGAMQLDVEAYPDPSPPLVEIITQNPAWSAEEMEQQVTAPVETALYGVQHLNGIRSISIFGLSDVKLYFTFDSDYFHDKQEVLDRLQLLQLPNNLEPQLSPWSPIGEIYRYQLTGPYTLYDLTATQDWLVTREMKQVPGIIDVTTFGGDVKQYQIEADPQKLLAHGVTLPQVTAAVQNSNANAGGNYISLGEQSVNVRAVGQLHTMDDIKQVVVASNRGVPVLVGDVAEVKIGSQQRMGKIGRNHDTDVVEGIVLLNKNEESIPALEALKVKIHDLNHGLLPPGMHIDTISDRTNLIDRTEHTVKHVIITGLVLVTLILLFMLGDVRTTVIAAATIPFAVLFAFSMMAMTGHSANLISIGAIDFGILVDASIVVLENIHRKLSRRLPEDDLATLIIEGVQEASRPVLFSTVIILVAFIPLFTMEGVPGKIFAPMSVTYGFALIGALLFGLVFAPVLAMVLAPKGPPPARPEENDAHAGEGTWLSNFFRHHYNRIFSLTLRRSRFVWGVAIIALIVSGFIFVYGVGGEFMPPLEEGNLWVRATLPQDVSFDVASSTVDSLREDFQRFPEVKQVVSQLGRPNDGTDVTTFNNLEFLVDLKDESTWPADVHGSKEKLIGQMQHALSKYPGVVFGFSQQIQDNVEEAMSGVKGENSLKIFGDDLNELSKQAVAVQNVMEKVQGVQDVGIFKVDGQPSLVIRVDRAKAARYNIAPADVNAAIQAAVGGAGITQLIEGDRRFDITVRYPRSYRDNPDSVGRILLPAGDGSSVPLSEVADIGVRQGSFQIFREAGRRYIPIKFSVRGRDLAATITDLQAQLKQKIQLPNGYTYAWAGEFDSLKKEQKRLSVIIPISLLAILILLYTQFNTWLDALIVLTTLPFAAIGGILALLITHTAFSISAAVGFTSLTGVATLGAVVFLSGIRRAQKRHGARHGLREGCLDEMRPVLMACMSAGLGLLPAAISNGIGAQAQQPLARVVVGGMITTVFSILCLTPLMARRLPRNFEEETA; via the coding sequence ATGTCCGCTCTCATCCGCATTCTTCTGCGCATGCGTGCGCTGGTTCTGATTGTGCTGGCGTGCATGCTGGTCGCAGGAACCTTCGGCGCCATGCAGCTTGATGTCGAGGCATATCCCGATCCCTCGCCACCACTGGTCGAAATCATCACGCAAAATCCCGCATGGTCTGCCGAAGAAATGGAGCAGCAGGTTACAGCCCCTGTCGAAACGGCGCTGTACGGCGTGCAACATCTCAACGGCATCCGCTCCATCTCCATCTTCGGCCTGTCCGACGTGAAGTTGTACTTCACCTTTGACAGCGATTACTTCCATGACAAGCAGGAAGTCCTTGACCGCCTGCAACTGTTGCAGCTTCCGAACAACCTGGAGCCGCAGCTTTCGCCGTGGTCGCCTATCGGTGAAATCTACCGTTATCAACTGACCGGTCCTTACACGTTGTACGACCTGACAGCCACGCAGGACTGGCTTGTGACACGTGAGATGAAGCAGGTGCCGGGCATCATCGACGTCACTACTTTCGGCGGCGATGTGAAGCAATACCAGATTGAAGCCGATCCGCAGAAGTTACTGGCACACGGTGTTACGCTGCCGCAGGTTACGGCTGCGGTGCAGAACTCGAATGCCAATGCGGGCGGTAACTACATCTCGCTGGGCGAACAGAGCGTCAACGTGCGTGCTGTTGGTCAGTTGCATACCATGGACGACATTAAGCAGGTTGTCGTTGCCAGCAACCGCGGCGTGCCTGTGCTTGTGGGCGATGTTGCCGAAGTCAAGATCGGTTCGCAGCAGCGCATGGGTAAGATCGGTCGCAACCACGATACGGATGTAGTGGAAGGCATCGTTCTACTCAACAAGAACGAAGAATCCATCCCCGCTTTGGAAGCGCTGAAGGTCAAGATTCACGATCTGAATCATGGCCTGTTGCCACCGGGAATGCATATCGACACGATCAGCGATCGCACCAACCTGATCGATCGCACGGAACACACGGTGAAGCACGTCATCATCACCGGCCTTGTTCTGGTGACGTTGATTCTGCTGTTCATGCTCGGCGATGTACGCACAACCGTCATCGCTGCGGCAACCATTCCCTTCGCAGTGTTGTTTGCGTTTTCCATGATGGCCATGACGGGTCACTCCGCAAACCTCATCTCCATCGGCGCGATTGATTTCGGCATTCTTGTCGACGCTTCCATCGTGGTGCTGGAAAATATCCATCGCAAACTCTCTCGGCGATTGCCGGAAGACGATCTTGCAACGCTCATCATTGAAGGCGTACAGGAAGCATCACGTCCGGTTCTCTTCTCCACGGTCATCATTCTGGTGGCGTTCATTCCGCTGTTCACCATGGAAGGTGTGCCGGGCAAAATCTTCGCGCCCATGTCCGTTACGTATGGTTTTGCGTTGATTGGCGCATTGCTTTTCGGCCTGGTCTTTGCGCCAGTGCTGGCAATGGTGCTGGCGCCCAAGGGGCCTCCACCGGCGCGTCCGGAAGAGAATGATGCTCATGCCGGTGAAGGTACATGGCTTTCCAACTTCTTCCGTCATCATTACAACCGCATCTTCTCGCTCACACTGCGTCGCTCCAGGTTTGTGTGGGGCGTCGCAATCATTGCGCTCATCGTCTCGGGCTTTATTTTCGTCTACGGCGTTGGCGGCGAATTTATGCCTCCACTGGAAGAAGGCAACCTGTGGGTACGTGCAACGCTTCCGCAGGACGTCTCTTTTGATGTCGCTTCCTCTACCGTCGACAGCCTGCGAGAAGACTTTCAGCGCTTCCCGGAAGTAAAGCAGGTGGTCTCGCAGCTTGGCCGTCCGAACGATGGAACGGACGTCACCACCTTCAACAACTTGGAATTCCTCGTTGATCTAAAAGACGAAAGCACCTGGCCTGCTGATGTTCATGGCAGCAAGGAAAAACTGATTGGGCAGATGCAACACGCACTCAGCAAATATCCCGGTGTTGTGTTTGGCTTCTCACAGCAGATTCAGGACAACGTGGAAGAAGCCATGTCCGGCGTCAAAGGCGAGAACTCATTGAAGATTTTCGGTGACGATCTCAACGAACTCTCGAAACAGGCTGTTGCCGTACAGAATGTGATGGAGAAGGTGCAGGGCGTGCAGGACGTTGGCATCTTCAAAGTCGATGGTCAGCCGTCATTAGTTATCCGTGTGGATCGTGCGAAGGCTGCACGATACAACATCGCTCCTGCCGATGTGAATGCAGCCATTCAGGCTGCCGTTGGCGGAGCCGGTATCACACAATTGATCGAAGGCGATCGACGCTTCGATATCACTGTTCGTTATCCCAGGAGCTATCGCGATAATCCTGATTCAGTTGGCAGGATTCTTCTGCCCGCTGGTGATGGATCTTCCGTGCCGCTCAGTGAGGTTGCGGACATAGGTGTGCGGCAAGGCAGCTTCCAGATTTTCCGTGAAGCAGGCCGCCGTTACATTCCCATCAAGTTCAGCGTTCGCGGACGCGATCTTGCTGCGACGATCACCGATCTGCAGGCGCAGTTGAAGCAAAAGATTCAACTACCAAACGGCTACACCTACGCCTGGGCTGGTGAATTCGACTCGTTGAAGAAAGAACAGAAGCGCCTGTCCGTGATCATTCCGATCAGTCTGCTGGCCATTCTGATCCTTCTGTATACGCAGTTCAACACGTGGCTGGATGCACTGATCGTACTCACAACGCTTCCCTTCGCGGCTATCGGCGGCATCCTTGCGCTGCTCATCACGCACACTGCGTTTTCCATTTCGGCAGCAGTCGGTTTTACTTCGCTGACGGGTGTGGCGACACTGGGTGCTGTGGTCTTCCTCTCCGGCATCCGCCGGGCGCAGAAGCGTCATGGCGCACGTCATGGCCTTCGCGAAGGTTGCCTGGATGAAATGCGCCCTGTTTTGATGGCATGTATGTCAGCGGGGCTTGGTCTGTTGCCGGCTGCGATCAGTAACGGCATTGGAGCACAGGCACAACAACCGCTGGCACGCGTGGTGGTGGGCGGCATGATCACTACCGTGTTCTCCATCTTGTGCCTTACTCCACTGATGGCGCGGAGGCTACCCAGGAACTTCGAAGAAGAGACTGCTTAG
- a CDS encoding efflux RND transporter periplasmic adaptor subunit: MMRTRSVALLLSATLMATGCNKKEKPEADLPAANIVTTTARATTLNDSLAVPAHIEANPTQTVHIYPPLSGRIVEMKVVAGQEVRKGQVVALLQSGDVASARSDFEKAKTESDRADRALARGKLLLDHEVLSQAAYLELQATAASGHAELERTRQRLHELGFSENGTSDVAPITSPISGTVIDVGTANGELQKSVDNATNGIVTIANLDSVWIVGEVFERDIALLKQSENVDVTVQAYPNETFHGKVANVGDTFDPTTHTLRARVVLPNPGHRLKPAMFASLKVARPSQNAVLVPSTAVIHDGESTGVYVKGADNNFNLRQVKVGAAHGDDVEILNGLQGGETIVKTGASFLRAPATGD; encoded by the coding sequence ATGATGAGGACGCGAAGCGTCGCCCTGCTGTTGTCTGCCACGTTGATGGCTACCGGCTGCAATAAGAAAGAAAAACCCGAGGCAGACCTGCCTGCCGCGAACATTGTGACCACCACGGCTCGGGCGACCACATTGAACGATTCGCTCGCAGTGCCAGCGCACATTGAAGCGAACCCCACACAGACGGTGCACATCTATCCGCCACTGTCTGGTCGCATCGTCGAAATGAAAGTCGTTGCAGGACAGGAAGTCCGTAAGGGACAGGTTGTCGCCCTGCTGCAGAGCGGCGATGTCGCTTCTGCGCGTTCCGATTTCGAGAAAGCAAAGACCGAGTCTGACCGTGCCGATCGTGCACTGGCTCGAGGCAAGTTGCTGCTGGATCACGAGGTGCTTTCACAGGCCGCGTATCTGGAATTGCAGGCCACTGCGGCCTCCGGTCATGCCGAGCTGGAACGCACGCGTCAGCGTCTGCACGAGCTTGGATTCAGCGAGAACGGAACGTCCGACGTTGCGCCTATTACCTCGCCCATCTCCGGCACTGTCATTGACGTAGGCACAGCAAACGGTGAGTTGCAGAAGTCCGTCGATAACGCCACCAACGGCATTGTCACCATCGCGAATCTTGATTCCGTATGGATTGTTGGCGAAGTCTTTGAGCGCGATATTGCACTGCTCAAGCAATCAGAGAACGTCGACGTCACCGTGCAGGCGTATCCCAACGAAACATTTCATGGCAAGGTGGCCAACGTAGGCGACACCTTCGATCCCACAACGCACACCTTACGTGCGCGGGTGGTCCTGCCGAACCCCGGCCATCGTTTGAAGCCTGCGATGTTTGCGAGCCTGAAGGTTGCACGTCCATCGCAAAACGCGGTACTGGTACCAAGTACCGCAGTGATCCACGACGGCGAAAGCACTGGGGTTTACGTGAAGGGCGCAGATAACAATTTCAATCTGCGACAGGTGAAGGTTGGCGCGGCACACGGAGACGACGTTGAGATTCTCAACGGTCTGCAAGGCGGCGAAACTATCGTGAAGACGGGCGCCAGTTTCCTGCGCGCACCGGCGACGGGAGACTAA
- a CDS encoding TolC family protein yields the protein MKRILLSAGLLLLQPAVYAQAAASPPPPPQPLTLQQAVAYARLHSPGLLGAQAHLSAIQANEITAGLRLNPNLVAEGTQVSLSNNDPNGPPFYGVGLQRTFEVGGKRSLRIAAAKANTGVASAQVDDQKRGLDLAVKQAFTGMLQAKLALTIANDNLADYRKTVELMQVRLDAGDVDRTDFERVELQLAGFENDQTNAQLNLTQASEQLQVLLGEPTVLSTFDVSGSLDLPALGSSLEQLENAALAARPDLVAAQRQVNANDAAIHLADAMGKTDPQFGVEYEHSGTASTVGANLQIPLRIFDRNQGEKERTRREAESSRLLLQQARNQVISDVDQSYAAYQAAVQQNARYQQKYLAEAAHVRDNIQFAYRNGNATLLDYLSALQDYRQTNLAALNAQANAQNALHQLSYATATEVNP from the coding sequence ATGAAACGAATCTTGCTGTCTGCGGGACTGCTTTTGCTGCAGCCCGCGGTCTATGCACAGGCGGCAGCCTCCCCTCCTCCACCGCCACAGCCTCTCACGCTGCAACAGGCAGTGGCGTACGCGCGACTGCATAGCCCCGGGCTGCTGGGTGCCCAGGCGCATTTGTCGGCGATTCAGGCGAACGAAATCACCGCGGGGTTGCGGCTGAACCCGAACCTTGTGGCAGAAGGCACGCAGGTGAGTCTCTCTAACAATGATCCGAACGGCCCACCATTTTATGGCGTGGGGCTGCAGCGGACATTCGAAGTCGGTGGCAAGCGATCCCTTCGCATTGCTGCGGCAAAGGCCAATACCGGGGTCGCGTCAGCGCAGGTGGACGACCAGAAACGCGGGCTTGACCTGGCAGTAAAACAAGCGTTCACCGGCATGTTACAGGCAAAGCTTGCGCTTACGATTGCGAACGATAACCTCGCCGACTACCGCAAGACGGTGGAGCTGATGCAGGTTCGTCTGGACGCAGGAGATGTGGACCGCACGGACTTTGAACGAGTAGAACTGCAGCTTGCAGGCTTTGAAAACGATCAGACGAATGCGCAACTCAACCTGACGCAAGCCAGCGAACAGTTGCAGGTCCTGCTGGGCGAACCCACGGTGCTGTCGACCTTCGATGTCAGTGGTTCGCTCGATCTTCCTGCGCTGGGAAGCTCCCTGGAGCAATTGGAAAATGCAGCATTGGCTGCGCGGCCTGACCTGGTCGCGGCGCAGCGTCAGGTGAACGCGAACGATGCTGCCATTCACCTTGCCGACGCGATGGGAAAGACCGATCCCCAGTTCGGTGTGGAATACGAACACAGCGGCACCGCGAGCACGGTAGGTGCGAACCTGCAGATCCCGTTGCGCATCTTCGATCGCAACCAGGGAGAAAAGGAGCGCACACGTCGCGAAGCTGAATCGAGCCGGTTGCTGTTGCAGCAGGCTCGCAATCAGGTGATCAGCGACGTGGATCAGTCCTATGCTGCATACCAGGCGGCTGTGCAGCAGAACGCGCGCTATCAGCAAAAGTATCTGGCGGAAGCCGCACATGTCCGCGACAACATTCAATTTGCCTATCGCAATGGCAACGCCACATTGCTGGACTACCTGTCCGCATTGCAGGACTACCGCCAGACCAACCTTGCCGCGCTGAATGCGCAGGCTAACGCGCAGAATGCGCTGCACCAGCTCTCCTACGCTACGGCGACTGAGGTGAATCCATGA
- a CDS encoding glycosyltransferase family 4 protein — translation MRIVQTVFGVFHHFDLARQLYRRGHLERIYSTWPWRRIQREGIPHDKVRTFPWVHTPEFLMKRAGLLPRPVEDITGYMNALSFDEYTTRTLPECDALIGISGSSLKAGQLLQKRGGMFFCDRGSSHQRYQEQLVSGEFRAWGVQAPVSDLRDTAREEEIYAMADGITVPSSFAARSFVETGVPAAKVHTIPYGVRLERFQPTGEPPADRLEILFVGNVGLRKGVPYLLEAFARLRHPNKRLRIVGAMSREFPPVLERLPKEHVEFTGILPQQQVAEMMSRSHLLVLPSIEEGLALVQGQALACGCPVLATTNTGGEDLFHDEVEGFIVPIRDVDALTDRMERIAQDPSLQQRLRAAGLERVKHLGGWETYGDRWEALLQSSLAEKR, via the coding sequence ATGCGAATTGTCCAAACAGTTTTTGGGGTCTTCCATCACTTTGATCTGGCACGTCAGCTTTATCGCCGAGGCCATCTGGAACGGATTTATTCGACCTGGCCGTGGCGACGGATTCAACGCGAAGGTATCCCACACGATAAGGTCCGGACATTCCCGTGGGTTCATACGCCAGAGTTCCTGATGAAGCGTGCGGGTCTGCTGCCACGTCCTGTGGAAGATATCACCGGCTACATGAATGCCCTCAGCTTCGACGAATACACGACACGTACGCTGCCGGAATGCGATGCTCTGATTGGCATTTCAGGCTCCTCATTGAAGGCCGGTCAACTGCTACAGAAACGCGGTGGAATGTTCTTCTGCGATCGCGGCTCTTCGCACCAGCGCTATCAGGAACAGCTTGTCTCTGGTGAGTTTCGTGCCTGGGGCGTCCAGGCCCCCGTCAGCGACCTTCGCGACACGGCGCGTGAGGAAGAAATTTACGCGATGGCGGACGGCATTACGGTGCCATCCAGCTTTGCGGCTCGATCGTTTGTAGAGACGGGTGTGCCGGCCGCCAAAGTGCACACCATCCCCTATGGGGTGCGGCTGGAACGCTTTCAGCCAACCGGCGAACCACCGGCGGACCGTCTGGAGATTCTTTTTGTAGGCAACGTTGGCTTGCGTAAAGGAGTGCCCTATCTGTTGGAAGCATTCGCGCGGCTGCGTCATCCAAACAAGCGGCTGCGAATTGTTGGAGCCATGAGTCGCGAGTTTCCACCGGTGTTGGAGCGGCTACCCAAAGAACATGTTGAGTTCACCGGCATTCTTCCGCAGCAGCAAGTGGCCGAGATGATGAGCCGCAGCCATCTACTGGTATTGCCCAGCATTGAAGAAGGTCTCGCCTTGGTTCAGGGCCAGGCACTTGCCTGTGGATGCCCTGTTCTGGCCACCACAAACACTGGCGGAGAAGACCTGTTTCACGATGAAGTGGAAGGGTTTATCGTTCCCATCCGGGACGTCGATGCCCTGACAGACCGCATGGAACGGATTGCCCAGGACCCCTCGTTGCAGCAACGACTGCGCGCAGCCGGACTGGAGCGGGTCAAGCACCTTGGCGGATGGGAAACCTACGGCGACCGCTGGGAGGCGCTCCTGCAAAGCAGTCTCGCCGAAAAGCGTTAG
- the thiS gene encoding sulfur carrier protein ThiS yields MSEPIVVTLNGSERHLTELGHQPTVAELITSLGFRADRVALERNGDIVPRTAWADTHLVSGDRIELVHFVGGGRS; encoded by the coding sequence ATGTCGGAACCGATTGTTGTCACGCTCAACGGGAGCGAACGCCACCTCACCGAACTGGGCCATCAACCAACGGTTGCAGAGTTGATCACATCTCTTGGGTTCCGGGCGGATCGCGTCGCTTTGGAACGCAATGGCGACATCGTACCGCGCACCGCCTGGGCGGACACGCATCTGGTTTCCGGCGACCGGATTGAGTTGGTTCACTTTGTCGGTGGCGGTCGGAGCTAA
- the thiD gene encoding bifunctional hydroxymethylpyrimidine kinase/phosphomethylpyrimidine kinase: protein MDGRADRTALTIAGFDPSSGAGITADLQVFAAHGVFGISAISALTVQSTLGVRKIQPVDAVLLHETLETLHEDLPPDGIKIGMLGGAEQVAEVVRYLGGCEGKRPVVVLDPVIRSSSGAPLLDADGLQQLREELLPLVDVVTPNVGELALLTDSPCDDDTSIQSAAEQLALQFGCVVVVTGGDREKPDDFVFADGVWTRLSGQHIVTRATHGTGCAFSSSMLCHLLQGLPAVDAAREAKAFVTEAMRSATPHGSGRGPMNLLWPILRHSVR, encoded by the coding sequence ATGGATGGCAGGGCAGACCGGACAGCGCTTACGATTGCGGGTTTCGATCCGTCATCCGGCGCAGGTATCACTGCAGACCTGCAGGTGTTTGCGGCGCACGGTGTCTTCGGCATATCTGCCATCAGCGCGTTGACCGTGCAATCCACGCTGGGCGTGCGAAAGATTCAGCCAGTAGATGCCGTGTTGTTGCACGAAACACTCGAAACATTGCACGAGGATCTGCCACCGGACGGCATCAAGATTGGCATGCTGGGCGGAGCGGAACAGGTCGCAGAAGTGGTTCGCTATCTCGGCGGCTGCGAAGGGAAGCGGCCTGTCGTTGTTCTTGACCCTGTGATCCGCTCGTCCTCAGGCGCGCCTTTGCTGGATGCGGATGGACTGCAGCAACTTCGTGAGGAACTACTGCCTTTGGTGGATGTCGTTACGCCCAATGTTGGAGAGCTCGCGCTCCTGACAGATTCGCCGTGTGACGATGACACCAGCATTCAATCCGCCGCAGAGCAACTTGCGCTGCAATTTGGGTGTGTCGTGGTGGTGACTGGCGGGGATCGTGAAAAACCGGATGATTTTGTGTTTGCAGATGGAGTCTGGACACGCTTGAGCGGACAGCACATTGTGACAAGAGCGACGCATGGAACCGGATGTGCCTTTTCTTCGTCCATGCTTTGTCATCTGTTACAAGGGTTGCCTGCGGTGGATGCGGCGCGCGAGGCTAAGGCCTTTGTTACGGAGGCAATGCGTTCCGCAACACCTCATGGCAGCGGACGTGGCCCCATGAACTTGCTGTGGCCTATTTTGCGACACTCAGTGCGCTAA
- the pyrF gene encoding orotidine-5'-phosphate decarboxylase, translating into MNPADHLIVALDVPNRAQALDMVERLEGNIRWFKVGLELYLAEGRPIVEAIRERGFEVFLDLKLHDIPNTVAGAVRTASASGASLLTLHAVGGPVMLAAAREAAEGLAQKPRLLAVTVLTSMDATQLHATGIAATPAEQVIRLAEMATDAGIAGLVCSPEEVVSLRSSRAKEALLVVPGIRPASSVKDDQNRIATPADAIRRGANMLVVGRPITGAADPAGAAAAILHEIAAAKA; encoded by the coding sequence ATGAACCCAGCCGATCATCTCATTGTGGCCCTTGATGTTCCCAATCGCGCACAGGCGCTGGACATGGTGGAGCGCCTGGAGGGCAACATCCGTTGGTTCAAGGTTGGACTGGAACTGTATCTGGCGGAGGGGCGCCCCATCGTGGAAGCCATTCGCGAACGCGGCTTTGAAGTTTTTCTGGATCTGAAACTCCACGACATCCCGAACACTGTCGCGGGCGCTGTCCGCACTGCATCGGCGAGTGGCGCAAGTCTGCTGACCCTGCACGCCGTTGGAGGCCCGGTGATGCTGGCTGCTGCAAGAGAAGCCGCAGAGGGACTGGCACAGAAACCGCGTCTGCTGGCAGTTACCGTGCTCACCAGCATGGACGCCACCCAGCTTCACGCTACTGGAATCGCAGCCACACCTGCGGAACAGGTGATCCGCCTCGCAGAGATGGCGACAGATGCCGGCATCGCCGGGCTCGTCTGCTCACCGGAAGAGGTTGTCAGCCTCCGCTCCAGCCGGGCGAAAGAAGCGCTACTGGTTGTGCCGGGGATTCGCCCTGCGTCAAGCGTCAAGGACGATCAGAACCGCATTGCGACGCCCGCGGATGCGATACGTCGTGGCGCAAACATGCTGGTGGTGGGTCGGCCGATTACAGGCGCGGCTGATCCCGCGGGTGCCGCCGCTGCCATTCTTCACGAGATCGCTGCAGCAAAAGCCTGA